DNA sequence from the Novipirellula galeiformis genome:
ACAGTTTCATCTTCCAATACAGCGTGCGTCCGGGAACTCAAGCTTCCAAGCGACTCGAGGACGACATTCCTCACGAGGTCAAGGTGCGTCGCAACAACGAGTTGCTGGCGGTCCAAGATGCAATCGCCAAGGAAGACAATCTGAAATTGGTGGGCAGCGTCGTCGAAGTGCTGGTCGAAGGGCCGAGCAAAAAGGCATTAAAATCCGACCCCGAAGCGAATGTGGTGCAGATGGTGGGTCGCACCCCCTGTGACCGCATCGTCGTTTTCGATGGCAATCGCCGCCAAGCGGGGCAGTTCTTGAAGATCAACATCGACGACGCCCTTGTTCACACTTTGATTGGTCGAGTACAAACGGTCGATGTCGTTTCCATCGATCTGGCTCGAACCTAAATGGCGTTAGCAGCGGAGGCTGATGGCGCTCTTTCGGACAGTGCTTTTTCGGCCTGGGAATCCCAGTCGAGATAGGCGCCGCGTCGCAAACTTTTTCAACTCACCTTGAAGGGCTTATTCTGAATACGTTGTCTTCTTCGACCGAAACCATCCGTATCGAAAAGCTTGATAATGGCATGGCGGTTCTCGTTCAATCGATGCCTTGGCTGCGAACAGCCGCGTTTTCGCTTTCCTTACGCGCCGGGGTGAACGCGGAAACGGACGAGAATGCCGGGCTCGCATCGATGGTTTGCGAAATGGTCCAGCGCGGTGCTGGAAACCATAGCAGCCGCGACCTAGTTGCGATCCAAGATAACCTCGGTATCGATCGCTCTTCGGGGGTTTCCACGTCGACGGTTTCCTACGGCGGGGCGATGCCAGCGGAATCGCTTCCCGAAGCCCTCAAGCTCTACGCCGATATCGTGCGGCGTCCCCACTTGCCGTCGGACCAGCTCGAAGACGCCAAAATGATGGCGATGCAGGAATTGCGTGCGATCGAAGACGAACCGACCCAACGTGTGATGATTCGCTTGCGTGAATTGCAGTACGGCAAACGACTCGGACGCAACAGCCACGGCACGCAACCGAGCTTGGCGGCGATGACTCCCGAGAGCATTCGTGACTTCTATACGTCTCACTATCATGCCAACGGGGCGATCTTGGCGGTTGCAGGAAAGCTCGACATCGATCAAGTGCTGGGCTGGGCCCATGAGAATTTTGGCGATTGGAAGTCGGGTGCCATTGTTCCTTCCGCCCCCTTTGAGGGCGTGGCATGCCAAGAGCACATCGATTCGCCATCGAGTCAAACGCACATTGGCTTTTCCTTTAACGGAATCCCCTTTGGGCACCCCGAGTATTTCAAGTTACGCGCCGCGATTGGAATTCTTAGCGACGGAATGAGTAGCCGGCTGTTTGATCGCGTTCGCGAACAACGCGGATTGTGCTACACGATCACGGCGGGCTGCCATTCACTCGAAAACCTCGGCGCCGTGTTTGGTTATGCGGGCACGACCCCCGAACGCGCTCAGCAAACCTTGGATGTGACCTTGGGTGAGTTTGATCAATTTGTTGACGACTTGAGCGTCGATGAACTGGAACGTTGGAAAGTGCGGATCCAAAGCAACTTGATCATGGAGCAAGAATCGAGCGCCTCGCGTGCCTCGTCGATCGCTTCGGATTACTTTCAACTCGGACGCGTGCTCTCAACGGAGCAACTTGAGCAGATTATCGAATCGCTCTCGCTCGAAGAGATCCGCGACTATTGGTTAGCCCACCGTCCCGCGAACTACCGCATCGTGACGCTCGGGCCCAAACCGCTCTCCGCCCCAAAATGACCTCGCGTTTCGCCGGCGCCCCCTCACGATCGCAAAGGGGGCGATGCCATCACGCTCGAATCCAAATCGGATCGGCAACGCTCCTTCATCCACCCAAGCTTTCTCTAGCCTATCCCTAATCCCGCATTGAATATGGCTCAGTTCCGACACCACACGCTTGCCAACGGTCTTCGCATTGCAGCGGAGATCGATAACCGATGCTACTCCGCAGCATTTGGCTACTTTGTTCGCGCTGGATCCAGAAACGAAACCGATGTCGAATCGGGGCTCAGCCACTTCCTTGAACACATGATGTTCAAAGGCACTGCGAAACGTAGCGCTGCAGATGTCAATCGCGAGCTCGATGAGCTTGGGGGCCAGAGCAACGCCTACACCAGCGAAGAACAAACGGTCTATTACGCAACCGTGCTGCCGAAGTTTCAAGATCGGATCGTGGAACTGTTAACGGACATGCTGAGTCCTTCGTTGGACGCAGGCGAATTTGAAACCGAACGCCAAGTGATCTTGGAAGAGATTGCCAAGTACGAGGACCAACCTCCCTTTGGCGCGTTTGAACGTGTGATGGAAAGGCACTTCACTCCTCGCGGGCTAGGACGTCGCGTGCTGGGAACGAGCGAATCGATCGAGTCGATGCGAGTCGAAACCATGCGTGACTACTTCAACCGCCGTTATCGCGGTGAAAACATCGTGTTGGCAGCCACCGGAAACGTGGACTTCGATGCGCTGGTTGCGGCGGTCGAAACGCAAACCCGCGCTTGGTCGGATCGTCCGCACCCCCCCGAACCCAAGCCCGATGACGTGTCCACCTTGCCCGCCGGGATCGCACTCGATGGGGAACTCGAGATCGAGGACGCGGCGCAGGCCTATTTTGTCCAGATGAGCCCTGGGCCGAGCATGGTCAGCGAAGACCGCTACGCCGCACGGATGCTCGCTTCGATCGTCGGCGACGAAGGAGGCAGTCGCTTGTTTTGGGACTTGATCGATACCGGGCGTGCCGAAGCGGCCACGATCTGGCCGCAAGAGTTCACCGACACGGGGGCGTGGTTTGCCTATCTCGTCTGTGAACCCGATGCGATGGATGCGAACCGAAAATGGATGCAGGACGTGCTTCGCCGCACCGCCGCCGAAGGTGTCACCCGCGACGAACTGAACCAGGCCATTAACAAAGCAACCGCAAGCTGTATCATGCAAAGCGAGCGACCCAGCAACCGGCTTTCCAGCGTGGGTAGCCGATGGTTAATTTGCCAAGAATACGCCAGCACCGACGAAATCCTTGAGCGTTTTCGCAAGGTCGATCAGCAAGCGGTCGCCCAGGCGGCACAAAAATATCTGTGCCAAGCGACAACCGATGTGTTGGCCACGGCAGGTCAAGCAACAGCACGCCAAGCCACGGCATCGTGAACATCGCGGTGATGCAAACCCGCGGTGAAACAAGAAACACGCTAAGCTATACACAAACCCAACGATGGCAAACAAAAAAACGCAGTCCCAATCGGGACTGCGTTTTCGAGAATGACGGTGGTCGAAACAGAATAGATAATAAGCAATCGGAAGCGTGGGCCCAAAAAAACCCGTCACGAGCAATCGCTCGTCGATGTTTCTCGCTTGGATAACCCGATTGAGTTCGACTTGGCTACGAGATTAGACGAAAACGGTTCGTTAGAAAAGAGCATTTCACTTGGATTTTTCTGAAACGAACGATATTCCGCCTCTGTTAAGAATCAGCCCTCGTGTGGCGGTGCTACCGGTGATCCATGGCAGCGGTCAATTTGCCTTGACCGTTCGGCGATGGTTCCTGGAGTACTCCTTTGACTGCTTGGCGGTCCCGTTGCCGGAATCGTTCCGCGCTGCGGTTGAGGCGGGGGTGCTCGACCTGCCTCGCGCATCGATTGTGCTGCAACCGCCCAAACCCAATTTCACCGCGAGCGAGTTTCGCTCCGAATGGTCCCCCCGAGCCTGGGATGAAGTCGACGCGGAAAATCCCGATGACGACGACGATCCTGAAACGCCGCCGACCAGCTATGTTCCCATCGATCCCTGCCAACCGGTGATCATGGCGATCCGTGCCGCGATGGGAGAGCATCTTCCGCGCGCGTACATTGATCTCGAAACCGATCCCTTTTGTCCTTATTCCACCGCAATGCCGGACCCCTATGCGGTGCGGCATGTGGCACCCGAGATCTTCGCCGCGGCATTATTGCCAAGCATCACCCGTCCTCCGGATGTTCAGTCGCGTAACCAAATCGTCCACATGGCGATGCGGCTACGGGAACTGGAAACGCGGCACGAACGAACGCTGTTGGTTTGCAGCGTGCTGCATTGGCCGTGGATTCGTGAAGCGTACAACCAACTATCGCCAACCGATCACAACGGCCCTCGAAACGAATTATCGGCCGACGTCCGTCTGCCCGAACATGATGCCGTGCAGCCTGCCGAGCGATTCGCTGTCAAAGATCGGACGCTGATGTTCTTGCATGGCGAGTTACCGTTCATCACCGGACTCTACGAACGTGCTCGGTCCGAACTCGAGAACGATGACAACATTCAAATTGATGGGGTCAAAGAACTTCTCATTGCGGCGCGCGACAGCTACCGCAACGAACTAGGCAATCGCGCTCGACGCGTGACCCCGCTATTGCTCTCGAAGTGCTTGCAATACATCCGCAACCTGTCGCTC
Encoded proteins:
- a CDS encoding M16 family metallopeptidase, producing the protein MSSSTETIRIEKLDNGMAVLVQSMPWLRTAAFSLSLRAGVNAETDENAGLASMVCEMVQRGAGNHSSRDLVAIQDNLGIDRSSGVSTSTVSYGGAMPAESLPEALKLYADIVRRPHLPSDQLEDAKMMAMQELRAIEDEPTQRVMIRLRELQYGKRLGRNSHGTQPSLAAMTPESIRDFYTSHYHANGAILAVAGKLDIDQVLGWAHENFGDWKSGAIVPSAPFEGVACQEHIDSPSSQTHIGFSFNGIPFGHPEYFKLRAAIGILSDGMSSRLFDRVREQRGLCYTITAGCHSLENLGAVFGYAGTTPERAQQTLDVTLGEFDQFVDDLSVDELERWKVRIQSNLIMEQESSASRASSIASDYFQLGRVLSTEQLEQIIESLSLEEIRDYWLAHRPANYRIVTLGPKPLSAPK
- a CDS encoding M16 family metallopeptidase, which produces MAQFRHHTLANGLRIAAEIDNRCYSAAFGYFVRAGSRNETDVESGLSHFLEHMMFKGTAKRSAADVNRELDELGGQSNAYTSEEQTVYYATVLPKFQDRIVELLTDMLSPSLDAGEFETERQVILEEIAKYEDQPPFGAFERVMERHFTPRGLGRRVLGTSESIESMRVETMRDYFNRRYRGENIVLAATGNVDFDALVAAVETQTRAWSDRPHPPEPKPDDVSTLPAGIALDGELEIEDAAQAYFVQMSPGPSMVSEDRYAARMLASIVGDEGGSRLFWDLIDTGRAEAATIWPQEFTDTGAWFAYLVCEPDAMDANRKWMQDVLRRTAAEGVTRDELNQAINKATASCIMQSERPSNRLSSVGSRWLICQEYASTDEILERFRKVDQQAVAQAAQKYLCQATTDVLATAGQATARQATAS